One part of the Ochrobactrum quorumnocens genome encodes these proteins:
- a CDS encoding enoyl-CoA hydratase/isomerase family protein has protein sequence MQNYQSLTISRRGRIATVSLNRPQVRNATDATLHRELANIFYDLDSDRETDVIILTGNGSAFCAGGDVQYMQDLVREQAFYDRIIPEAKRIVGSILDCRKPIIAKLNGHATGFGATLALFCDVVFGNRTAKIGDPHVLVGLTAGDGSSVIWPQLIGHARAKEYLMTGDLITMAKAAEIGLINHALPLEELDSAVEAFADKLACLPQLAIQTTKIAVNISLKQLVASIMDASLAYEVISSEREPHRKAVEEFVRDGSP, from the coding sequence TTGCAGAACTATCAGAGCCTTACCATATCGCGCCGAGGACGGATTGCGACCGTTTCGCTGAACCGCCCACAGGTACGCAATGCTACCGATGCAACGCTCCATAGAGAGCTTGCGAACATCTTCTATGATCTGGACAGCGACCGGGAAACTGACGTGATTATCTTGACCGGAAATGGCTCGGCGTTCTGCGCCGGCGGGGATGTTCAATACATGCAGGATCTCGTCAGGGAACAAGCATTCTATGATCGCATTATTCCGGAAGCAAAGCGCATCGTCGGTTCCATTCTCGACTGCCGTAAACCCATCATAGCAAAGCTGAATGGTCACGCGACAGGCTTCGGAGCCACTCTGGCGCTCTTCTGTGACGTCGTCTTCGGGAACAGGACCGCAAAAATCGGCGATCCTCACGTTCTCGTGGGGCTTACAGCAGGCGACGGCTCGTCCGTGATCTGGCCGCAGCTAATTGGTCACGCCAGAGCCAAAGAGTACCTGATGACCGGTGATCTCATCACGATGGCGAAGGCGGCCGAAATTGGCCTGATCAACCACGCACTCCCATTGGAAGAACTCGATTCAGCGGTTGAAGCGTTCGCGGACAAGTTGGCTTGCCTGCCACAACTGGCCATTCAGACCACTAAAATCGCGGTCAACATTTCTCTAAAGCAACTCGTTGCCAGCATAATGGATGCGTCCCTCGCATATGAGGTTATTTCCAGCGAGCGGGAACCGCATCGGAAAGCCGTTGAGGAGTTCGTTCGCGACGGCTCCCCTTAA
- a CDS encoding thiolase family protein, with protein sequence MSEIFVVGVGMTPFGKMLDRSVKDLTRQAVEVAMSDASTSADSIGSLFFSNSTQSIMEGQHMIPGQIALRELGFQRKPIFNVENACAGGTSAFHLAYVDLLAGQCDVALAVGVEKMVHTDKALSLSIFDGAWDVATRDETFEILSALGQDMAIPEPYENATGNRSVFMDMYASIARHHMAKFGLTQRQIAIVAAKNHQHSIQNPFAQYQNAVSVEEVLSSRVIAWPLTLPMCAPVSDGAAAVILCRKEALHKFDRSRAIRIDASVIGGGTDRDPRDTSKHIGRLAAIEAYERAGMEPSDMHLAEVHDASAFAEILQTENLGFCDIGEGGRLAESGATTIGGRIPVNPSGGLISRGHPISATGLAQIHELVMQLREEAGPRQVDGARVAIAENGGGFYKYEEAVAAITILSR encoded by the coding sequence ATGAGTGAGATTTTTGTTGTCGGCGTGGGTATGACGCCATTCGGGAAGATGCTTGACCGTTCCGTCAAGGATCTGACGCGCCAGGCGGTCGAGGTTGCCATGAGCGACGCGTCAACGAGTGCAGATTCGATCGGATCGCTGTTTTTTTCGAATTCGACCCAATCGATCATGGAAGGCCAGCATATGATTCCTGGCCAGATTGCGCTACGTGAATTGGGATTTCAGCGAAAGCCAATATTCAACGTCGAGAACGCATGTGCCGGAGGTACTTCGGCTTTTCATCTGGCCTATGTCGATTTGCTCGCGGGGCAATGTGACGTCGCGCTTGCTGTCGGCGTCGAGAAAATGGTTCATACGGACAAGGCGCTGAGCCTTTCGATCTTTGATGGGGCCTGGGACGTCGCGACACGAGATGAAACGTTTGAGATCCTTTCCGCACTCGGTCAGGATATGGCCATCCCCGAGCCATACGAGAACGCCACCGGTAACCGCAGCGTCTTCATGGATATGTATGCGTCGATCGCGCGCCATCACATGGCGAAGTTTGGTTTAACCCAACGTCAAATCGCCATAGTCGCCGCCAAAAATCATCAGCACTCGATCCAAAATCCGTTCGCACAGTATCAGAATGCCGTGTCCGTCGAAGAGGTGCTTTCGTCTCGAGTGATCGCCTGGCCTTTGACCCTTCCGATGTGTGCGCCCGTCTCCGACGGGGCCGCTGCGGTAATTCTTTGCCGAAAGGAAGCGCTACACAAGTTCGACCGTAGTCGCGCAATTCGCATCGACGCTTCGGTTATCGGAGGCGGAACCGATCGCGATCCGCGTGATACCAGTAAGCATATCGGGCGATTGGCGGCCATCGAGGCCTATGAGCGTGCCGGCATGGAGCCATCTGATATGCACCTTGCCGAAGTCCACGACGCATCTGCTTTTGCGGAAATTCTCCAAACGGAAAACCTGGGTTTCTGCGACATCGGCGAAGGCGGGCGTCTGGCGGAAAGCGGGGCAACGACGATCGGCGGGCGCATCCCGGTGAACCCATCGGGAGGCCTTATCTCCCGAGGTCATCCGATCAGTGCCACCGGGCTTGCTCAGATTCATGAACTGGTAATGCAGCTCCGCGAGGAGGCTGGACCTCGCCAGGTAGATGGGGCTCGTGTCGCAATCGCTGAGAACGGAGGCGGTTTCTACAAGTACGAAGAAGCCGTTGCCGCGATTACCATCTTAAGTCGTTGA
- a CDS encoding class I adenylate-forming enzyme family protein, with product MNIAQFLPSIALQYRDRPAVSSGAKLLYSYADLERRVGQLAYQLRHKFGLGVGDRVALAMTNGPAYIEVLLACWRAGLCAVPMNPKLHTKELLYIIENAEASVCFTTEDLATGLATGTPACLKHVINVDDEPFQSLASGPSLATVDVNESDVAWLFYTSGTTGRPKGAMLSHGNLLAMTLRYYADIEQVSEKSCYLHLAPTSHGAGLYALPHLMKGSNQVIPVSRGFDVDELIDLLGTYEGVTFYVAPTMLTRLTNHSRVGSIPVEHINTIFYGGAPTYVEDIKRSINVFGPRLYQIYGQGESPMTGTGLSKTMHVDASHPAYEQRLASVGIPRTGMEIRVVTADGEDCTTDELGEVIFRSDVTMLGYWKNEEATQKAIQNGWLYSGDIGSLDRWGLLTLRDRSKDVVISGGSNIYPREVEEILLMDERVLEVSVVGRPHPDWGEEVVAFVVPRPGQTIVESDLDKLCLDHIARFKRPKDYIVLDALPKSNYGKILKSELRKHFQPTGLQA from the coding sequence ATGAACATTGCTCAATTCCTGCCATCAATCGCCCTGCAATATAGAGACAGGCCCGCCGTATCCAGCGGTGCCAAGCTGCTTTATAGCTATGCTGATCTTGAGAGACGTGTCGGACAACTGGCCTATCAGCTTCGTCACAAATTCGGTCTCGGGGTCGGCGACCGTGTCGCGCTGGCGATGACAAATGGTCCAGCCTACATCGAAGTTCTGCTGGCCTGCTGGCGCGCCGGACTGTGTGCAGTTCCCATGAACCCGAAGCTTCATACCAAGGAGTTGCTCTACATTATCGAAAATGCGGAGGCTTCTGTTTGTTTTACCACTGAAGACCTCGCGACGGGACTGGCGACTGGAACGCCAGCCTGCCTGAAGCATGTGATCAATGTAGATGATGAGCCATTCCAGTCGCTGGCATCCGGGCCGTCGCTTGCAACGGTTGACGTGAATGAGTCCGATGTGGCCTGGTTGTTTTACACCAGCGGTACAACGGGCCGTCCCAAGGGCGCTATGCTCAGCCATGGTAATCTGCTTGCAATGACCCTGCGCTACTACGCCGACATCGAGCAGGTGTCGGAAAAGAGTTGCTACCTGCATCTTGCGCCGACGTCGCACGGTGCCGGGCTTTATGCATTGCCCCATTTGATGAAGGGGTCAAATCAGGTAATTCCAGTCAGCCGTGGCTTCGATGTTGACGAACTGATCGATCTTCTTGGGACATACGAAGGTGTCACCTTTTACGTCGCGCCCACCATGCTGACCAGACTCACCAATCATTCCCGGGTGGGTTCGATACCCGTCGAACACATCAACACCATCTTCTATGGCGGTGCCCCGACTTACGTCGAGGACATCAAGCGTTCCATTAATGTTTTCGGGCCGAGGCTCTACCAAATCTACGGACAAGGGGAGTCCCCGATGACCGGCACTGGTTTATCGAAAACCATGCACGTCGACGCCTCGCATCCTGCATATGAGCAGCGTCTGGCGAGCGTCGGCATTCCGAGGACGGGTATGGAAATCCGCGTTGTAACTGCGGACGGTGAGGATTGCACAACCGACGAACTCGGAGAGGTAATTTTCCGCAGCGACGTAACGATGCTGGGATACTGGAAGAATGAGGAAGCAACGCAAAAAGCCATCCAGAATGGATGGCTTTACTCGGGCGACATTGGATCACTCGACAGGTGGGGCCTTCTCACCTTGCGGGATCGTTCAAAAGACGTCGTGATCAGCGGCGGAAGCAATATCTATCCCCGTGAAGTCGAAGAGATATTGCTGATGGACGAGCGCGTTCTGGAAGTTTCGGTCGTGGGCAGACCTCATCCGGATTGGGGCGAGGAAGTCGTCGCCTTTGTCGTGCCACGTCCTGGTCAGACGATTGTCGAGAGCGATCTGGACAAGCTTTGCCTTGATCACATAGCCCGGTTCAAGCGTCCAAAGGACTATATCGTTCTCGACGCCTTGCCAAAGAGTAATTACGGCAAGATCCTGAAATCCGAGTTGAGAAAACATTTTCAGCCGACCGGGCTGCAAGCATGA